The segment ATAACAAAACACCAATTGAGTTGTTTAAATTTAGCAACATATGAGATATCAAATTTCACTAAATATAAGCACTAAACACAATATATGGAAAAATCAAGTtccattttataaaatagattaatGTACAtaagatatgaaaaaaaaataaaataaacaaaacagagGTACTCTGCAGAATCATTATGGCCCTACAATAACACAAAAATGTACACAGCAGCATCTTCATGCTTGACAATGATATTATACACGGAATGAAGTAAACAAACCACATTGGGACCCTGATGATATCTATCATAGGACTCCAAACTTGCAAACGACTACAGAAGGAAGTTATCTATCATATGGAAGACCACATCAGCACCGTCTGAATTCAACCAATAGCTTTTCACCTGAATACACATGCAAATTACAAAAATGAGAAACCTACAACAGCAAAACATTGAGTCAGTTACCATTAATTGGCAGACTCTAACTTTGTAAAGACCAAAAAACACAAACCATcagaacaagaaaaatattattttatcctcaGAATGAAAGAAGACAGAAATTAgtggttatatttttttataacagaTTGTTTTAGACAAGGCCTATATTAGGAGGAATAGAGTAGCACAAACAGAAGAAAAGGACTGAAACTGTTTTGTATTCAGAGAAAGGTGATTGGGCAATGTGGTAGTAGCTGATTGGAAGAAAGAGAGATATGAGAGAGGGGATTTATTTGGAAGGGGGGCTGATTAGTTAGTGAGGGATATTGCTTAGGTGGCTTGGTGCTAGGAAGGTCTCCAGCCCCTCAAATTGCTGGAATTATCCAATTTTCCATTTCAATTTTGTTCTCTCTATTCATCTGGTTGTAGCAATTGAGTGTAAATAGAGGGATTCTCCTTGAGTTGATAAATATGATAAGATTTTCCAAAACCAATTGCTTTCCGTTTGTGTGTTTTGCCGTGTTTTGACTGCAATTACCAGTTGAATCCTATGAGATTGCTTAAAGAAAACAGATATCACCTCTAAACTATATAGCAAGTTACATCTACACAAAAGTGGACGTCTAATTCCTGGGAAATCTTTACACATGTTCCACTAAATTCCTAAGCATATCATGCAAGTTGAAATTTTCACCTTCAAGGAGGTTAAGCTGCCACCCAATCGCAACTTTATGTAGTTATAAAAATATCCAACAGAATAGTATTTAAACTCTAACATCATCCTCCGAAGTGTAAGGTAAATGAATTGAACACAACGACAAGCATAACATGAAGCATAACAACACCACGATGTAAGTAAATAAATGGGAGGATTAATACGACTGCCAGGTCAAGCTTGATGTCATTTCAAATTACCACTCAACCTACAAGGCTGCAACTTACAACAAACacaactaataaaaatttagttaatacAACAGAAGGATTTCAACACAAGATTACTTGGTCAAGCTCTAATGCCATTTTAAATTATCAACAACATTTTAGCTCTGTTAAATAATTTGTACATAGTGAcaattattatgatttaattgttatattttcaaaGGCAGGTTGTCCAATTGTCAGATTCAGAAAACTGTATTTAAGTAGGGGGAAAATGCATGGAGTGAGTAGAAAAGCCAACTGGAAATGGAACTTGCCTGAATGGTGGTATGAGCAATGTACCGCTGCCTGCTTTTGCGAAAGCTAACATCCACACGCTCCCAAGGTACTTGAGTGAGGCCTCTAATCATCTCCTCTACAATTACAAATAGAACGCTTATAGTAACCAAATtaagatgaaaaacttaaattgttAAGAAGAATACAATAAAACAAAGTTGAAAGGAATATAAAGATCAAATACAATGATTGTAGAATAGATGTAAGAAAGAAGCACAACATGACAACAAAACATGGCATGGTAATCTCTAATTGCAGAACAGGCagcagcaaataaaataaataaataaatgaaatatgagaATTAATTGcatccaaaaataaaatctgtTTAGCAATATTCCTATAATAGAGATATTTCTTTTCTCCAACtatccaagaaaaaaaaaaaaaaaatcttatgctCATAAATTCACACTACAGCCACAGGAGATACCATGATAGATCAACAAAAATCATCCAGTCAACAAGAAACATAGAGCAAATTcgaaaaattttttattgcaaCATTTCTTCACATAAAAATACAATGTTCATCATATAGACAATAGCATGATTAgtgaaatattatttgaaaaagagTGACAGCAGTTATGTGCAAAAAGGTCaaacattatattaaaaacttcattgaaattaaaaacTACGCATTGAATCCAGTCTATGTTTTTGGCTTATAAGATTTCACTTGGTATCTCATGTCCATATGTGTGTATGTTTACAGGTTGTTTCATGTCAATGACTTCAATCCTAGATCTGATACCACACCCCGGTGTTTGGATACCAGTGATATTTCAGAGATAACTTTCTATGTATCAAAGCCATCAAAATACTTCTAATTAAAAGCACAGGAGTTCAATTGATTTCCCatttcttaaaaattgaaattcaattgGACCAAAAGACTGATTGGAGAAAGTAATGGCTATGgttatcaataatttaaaacaaaatctttaATTTCAGGTATAAGGTACCatatagtttttataatttcttttgtcaaaatgaaaaatctagACACCCGAAAGAAGCCAAAGctttttttattgaaacataTTAACagactaaaaaaattaattcaagtgGAACCGTCATGTACAGGAAGATCCAACATTATAATGGGAAACTGGTGTGTGAAATAGCAACTACTGGTTACCCATGAGGAATTAATTGAATGGTTAAATTTCTCTTACAAAGTCTAGGGTCAGATCCCCTCATGGGTACCTACATGGCCAAAAGGTCATTGCTTCACACTTCACAAAAACTGTAGGGTCAGCAGGGGCTGCAATTTTGACATTTTGCTTTATCCTAATAAAAGATTAACCAGATAGATAGCCTAAAGAAATTTAACATACCTTCCAAGTCAATCGGTTTCTCTCCATCAACAGACAATGCTTTATTGTTATCCGCAGTTGCTCGCTCAATGTGAACAATATGAGGATATTTTTCATCAGTCATGAGAAGACTGGACTGAAaatgaagaggaagaaagaaagggCATGGTTTTGCTTAGAGTAACATTTCAATGAATGTATATGTAATGCTTTTTTTCCTATTAGAAACCAAGCAGACTTTTGAAGTGAAAATgcaaataagaaaaacaaaactaacCTTTGGGAGTTCATGTTGACGCCGGATTGATGATGTTCGCCACCCAACCATATCTTCAAGATTAGTGAAGGTAAGCATGATTTTACATAAAAGATCAAGAAAAGaacttatataatttatctattcaacAAGGATACGATCATAATTAGCATTCGCATAGGCCACGCGACGCTTAAATGCACGTAAAGCTGATCTACACATCACAAAgtgtttatatgaataatacaAAGATATCTATTATTACTGATtggaaattgaaacaaaaaaaattatagataaattaacaCTCACATGAATTTTAAATCATCCGAATCCTTAACCATTTGAAGGAGAAGGGGAGGTTTTTCATTATCCCCATCATTTAGGAAGAGATGCTTTCCAGTCCTCCCAGCAACCAAATGAGCTGTTTGAGACACTCTTCTCTCAAGAAACGGCAGACCGCAGAGAAATGGCAGCTGTGGCAATAAGGAAATGTCAAACATACAGTTTCACTTTTCATGATATAAGTATCCAGAGAATGGAtacttattctttctttttaaaaagaCAGAGATCAACTTTATTGACTGTAAAAAGTGACACAAAGATGAACAAGTTGTCCACCATCAAAATAGAAAAGTACTCATAGTATGATAGtccaacaataaaaattttctctaaaagAGTGCTGATTCTAAAAATAGCAGAAAAACATCCAAAAAATAAAGGCAAAAAGGCATCTTAAAATCAAAGACAACTGCTTCCCAGTTCAGAAGTCACCAGAGCCCAAAGAAGTGAAAAAGTGAACTATGTCTCACAAAAGAACAGTCATTTTCCCCAATCAGTTATCAAAGATTTTCTTGTTACAAGAAGTGCTAAGTATTCTTTGCCTTTATCAATTTAAGCATATTTTATAGTCGCAAGTCAAACACATTATGATCAACAAGTCAAACCCTTAATGaaacaaaaactgaaaacatAAAACAGAAGCATTATTCATGGATAGCACGTAAAAAAAAGCATAGTTGACCTGTTTATTTCCCCTTGAACCAAGATGTGGTGTTGCAAATGTGATGAAGTTCATGGGTTGCAATCCAGCAATTCTAGCTTCGCAAGGCTGCTCAAACTGTTGCATTGAatattttttctcctcttcactTGGGGAATTCCCAGAAATAATTGTGGGGTCTAATTTAGGAGAATTTTCATATAGCCTCCCAATTGCATATCTAGCAATGAGACCCCCTAAAGAATGAGCCACAAAGGAGATCTTTTGTACCTCAGGCCTATGGCTAACTACACGCCTTACCTGCATTAGATATTGATGAAGAACTCAAAATTTGCATGAAATATAACATAAAGGGTATCCCTAATGACTAATTCACGAAAACAAACAATTCTAAGTAATTGTACTGCATAGGAGTTCAACATTGCATCCTTCAAAAGTTGAAAGATCAAACTGTTATTACCGAATACCTCGTCAACTAGCCTTTCACCCATTAGATCAACACCATCAAAAGTCAATTTTGAAGAATTGCATTCACTGCCTGCTCAGAGAATACTTAATCAGAAAGAATTATGTTTCCAAATCAActgaaataaaaacagaaaGAGTCCACAGATAGCTAAGCATGAAATACATCCAGcatcatatataaaatgtctactGAAAAAATTTTCCAACACAAACCAACAGTACTAAAAATGAATTCTAAACTTGATCAATGACTAGATAAGCACAACTAAACTCGTGTTGCTAACATGAATATATAGACAGAGCTTGACCAAATTATTGAGCATAAAGGCAAGAATTTCTAGTACACCACTTAAGCTGCAAATTCCACATACATCTGTATAAACCACGTTTCTTGCATAAACTGCATGCTAGATTCATTGCAACCGCccaataatttgttttatataggcAATTTTCCTATAAATTTTCCAACCACATTTCTTGAATATTACATATGACTATAGGCAATTTTTTAGGCAAATTCTATCCTATAGTCTTAAAATAGTGTataaaattttcctaaaaattgCCGACCAACTCGTtttaacacacacacacatatataatcTTTATGTACTATTCAACTCATACAGTCTTCTTAATATGTACACTAACCGAACACAAGAGATGAAAGTCACTCACGGTGCACGATCACTTTATCTGGAATCTTCTTCACAAACTGCCCAGCAGCATATCTCCAATCCGCCGCACTACAAGAtaagcaatatatatatacaacattATATtggatttaatcaaatttagaaaaaaaatagtcaagattttaaaataaactactTAATTCaccaaaagaataaaaacttgaattagTGGAACCTGCCAACTAGTCCATTAACCATAACAATAAGATGTTCTGGAGGCTGCTTATCGGCGGCGGCACTGAAGACATTTTCGCCGCCGCTATCAGGCTCCACTTTAAGGTCTTCTCTCCGGCGATCCTTGACGCAGCCGCTGCTCATCCCCCGAAGCCACTCCATGTTACCGTTACTCCGACTCCGATCCACCGAAAGCGACAACGGAGAGGAGGAGGAAGCAGTCAGTGTAGGTTTGGAAAGGTGATCGAAGGGACGGCTGAGATTGAGATTAAACAGGAAGATCGACGTGGTTTGGTGGAGAGGAGAAGTGGAGGCGATCATGCGGAGGAAATGATTGCGAAAAAGTGAAGAGGATATGTGAAGGGGAggagaattattattattattaggattGGCCGTTAACAGAGTTGAAAAAGGAACACTGAGAAAGGAGCCAATAGAAACAGCTGTTTTCAGGTCGTTTGTGGGATAAAGGattttatccaaaaataaaaaaacacacccTTAGTAGTTTGAAAATCTGAGAATTTATTCAAAAGCTAACTTCAGTTACTGTTAGAGACatatcctaaaaatttaaatcacttttttatattttaaaaaattaataatttcgtCATAATTTTCAGTTCTAAAAGTTATCATTTCTCTTTaaaggtttgaaaattatttccaacCAACTAATCTAGTGAACCAACGGTGGCTAGAACGATAACAAGACAATGCCTACATGACGAATTGTCATCCATCATCCAAAAAACCAAAGACGACATTTCATCATCCACACGAAACATCATAATCTAGATGACGCTTCATTGAGAAGCATCATCGATCTGGATGATCTGAAGTTGGAGAAGATGATCTAGAGCTGGACAATGAAGGCATCGCCTTCCTCATCTAGAAAAATTGTTTGGATTCATCTGATCTAGATGATTTCAGATGACAAGATGCTCTTGGGAGGGACGACgacgagtttgagtttaaaggAGACCACCGGTGGCCGAAGAGCCgttgaaaataaaccctaggttttgggggggaagaaatgttactttttaaagttaaaaaattttggatgGGGGGGTGaagttatttgtttttaaaacctaatttgaaaaaaataatgaattttatattttttaatattaatgataaaataatgattttatttttacttttaacaaaaaaatgtaacaatAGCTACGTTATAAGGTGTCAGAGTTTTTTAATTATCGTAGATGTACTTTTGAGATTAGGTTAAAACTctggtgagaaatagtcttttggccttagtTTGTTTGAGTAattgttattgtaatttttagtaattctaaatatataaataaatcttatataaataaatcgtGAGCAATACTATGCATACCCAccttgaatacacaaataagtacATAAGTATTACTTTccctataatttaaaatcatctaatcacataataacatgtattaaatgtgtacttatttatgtactcaaaataagtatgCATATTGAAAATGCAAAATACTTTCTTATATGTGATCACAAGGAAATGCAATCCTTGTATTTGCCAAGGCAAACTATACACTTAAGCATTCGAGCACACCATTATAAGTGGttggaataataaaattacatatatctaattttaagtacttaattaaataaatacatattaaaagtaatatttgaatataaataaatcaattaataaagataaatgtaTTAATAGTGAGTGGTGGTTAGTGTCACAAGGGTCAGTTTTCCTAAGCAAAGTTAGTCAAATTTTAGGCCCAACGTGATGCAACCAAGTCCTGTACTTGGTTTAGCAACTTGCACTTTGTCAAATGTCACTAGTCTAGCAATTAGCCTTCTCAGTGATTTTAGAAACAACACTCGAAACTCAAACCAAAGGTTAAACCTATCAAGTAAACGTCAAACACAAGGTATAAGgaataaattataacttttatttCGCTCAAATGAAACAAGTACAAATTACAATACTCATTAAAACCTACTCATGTTCTTAAGTATACATAAGCACACAATTGAACACCTAACACATTTAACCCTACAATGGCACCCATAAATGAGCCCATCTCCCACCTTTATATagacaaaataacaattacaacTTGGGCAGTtgttattacaaattttaaatatagcaTAGGTAATTTCTGGACATTTACTTGCTGCCTAAATGACTCCCCTATCAACCAACTACTTCTTACAAACCCTTTCTTAGCTAACCACATATTGGCCTTTAGCGCTTATCATGCATAAGTCCCTACACTTATGTTTCATGTCCAGCACACTCTACTTATGCTATTTTGACCAATCTTCTATCTTGGTCTAGTCTCACTCGCATGCACCTACATCGATATATCTGTATGTCGAGTCACCTACTTGTGCCATGCTTTTAATTTCCTTGATCACTTGAACCCCTTGGCTTACCTTGTCTTGTTTAAGTCATTGTTGCAACAATATGATTGTCCGCTTATCAGGCATGTTTGCCATCCTCACGTACACCTAATTTTGCATCCACACGCCCTTACGCACTTTTAACTAAGCATTGCGCCTCTACATGTCTTACTCGTTGCTTGGTGCCCTTATGTTTCTATTTCTTCTCATGCCCTACACATGCCATTACTATGCCAATGTCCTTCCCGTGCATGCCTCAGTCTAAATTGGTGTGTCACCTCACATACCTCTCTCATGTTACCATGCATCTTAATGGTCATGTCCATACGCTACCTACTCGCGTACTTGTTTCCTACACCCTCACGTTATGTAGCATTCCTTATGTGTTTTCTGTCTTACACCCATGCTCCTCTGCCCATGGACCATCGAGGCCATGCACCTTGCACATGTACCTTTGCTTTTGCCCTACGTTCACACTATCTCTAGCCATGCCATCTTTTGGTCTTTCGTCGAGTCCAACATGCCAACCTAACACAACTATTTGCCTCAAATTATCAAGGGTGTGACAAACCTCCCCCACCTATAGTACTTAATGTCATTGTTGAAAGGTCACGTATCTTTTCACTTCTATCCCAATATAGATTTATGTCACCAATATGTGCTCATGCAAAATTAAACACCTGAAGCATCTACAACTAATAATAATGCCCTAGTTTTAATAACCTTTGTCTAGTAAATAAGTTATTCCCAACCTGCTCAATAATTACCTAAAATCGTTCACCCCTCAGCGTGTGCCTCTATTCATTCAAACAGAGCAACATTATCAAAAACTACTTTTCCTTAAAATAACCTAACTCATGATCCttcaaatatataatgatagCCTCAAGTTGTTGCCTATTATACAAGAGTTCCCCACTAACTTTGTTCTTATTCACCTAGATATGTACCACTAAAAGAATATCTTCCCATAAGTCTTGCTCGAGTTCAATAGCTAATGAATTCAAGTAACATGCATTAACCTCTATAACATTTAacttagtttttaaatctttgcCTTCTTTATCCAACACATGATAGAACAATGTGAATTTTTTAGTGTCTCTTTTGCATAATATCACCTATCAATATGTGGCATTAGTGTTAGCTTGGCTTTCTTGCAAAAATTAACACCAAAAATCATATTATACTTATCCAGGTTAATGACTAGAATGATTACCTTGCAAGTGTAGCGTTCCACTATCACTACAACTCTATAAGCAATGTCATTTACAGCTTGTAATTTTGTTGTAATTGTCTTTAAGTAGTTTAGACACTTGCTCACTTTCAACCCATAATCATGCACCACCCTTGCAGATATAAAGGTATATGTGGCACTAGTGTCCACCATAGCCACAATGTCTAACCCATTCACTTTCATCTCAACATGCATAAGTTACGTTACGGTAGTAACACTATTACCGATATTTTCTTGCATTAAAATTGTGTTCAATAGTTGGAAAATTGTTAATGATAACAATTTCCTCTATTTGTTATTTTGACCTTTCCTTAACTAAAATGGCATTCAATCGCTCCTTCTTCAAACCCTCAACTTTTCGATATGGACCATCACAAATGAAGAATCCTTTTGTCCTCTTAGAACTGTCACCCTGTTGGAAAATAGTCTGCTCATTAGACTTGCACTTCTTATAATCATAAACCCGACCATCTTTTGCATGCTTCTTAAACTTGCCTATATTCTTTTCATCCATCACTAGTTGCTTGGACTTTGGTGTCATCCTATCACTATAGTCTTTATAGTCGAGTAACCTATTAATGGCGATAATTGCACTTGACTGATCTCACATATTTTGCCTCCTTAGTTAAGTTGGTGCCCAGTTTTACAACCTAACATgaaattaaatagtttttcaTCCTCTAACATATTGTGTATATCCAACAACAGTAAATTGAACTCTTTCACATATTTACACATTGACCCTATTTGCCTTAATCGTTTTAGTACATAGAGTGTAACCTAAACTGTGTTGTGTGGTAAGAATTGCTCCTTCAATTCCTTTTTCAGATATTCTCACATCTTTATCTTTGTTGTCCAAACATTTTCATCCTTTCTAGACCGTGTGCACCATCAGAGTTCCGTATCCTCGATTAGATACTTCATAGCCATTGCCAATTTCTTTGCATAAACTATGTGCATGATTGCGAAGTATTATTCTATATcctatataaaattttccaagTCCTTAGCACTCAAATTCCCATGGAATGGCTTTGGTTTTGGGATTTTCAAAGCATGGGTTCCCTTAATTCAATACTATCATTTCCAAATCCAAGCGTAATTTTCCTAACGCAACATGTCTAATTCTTCCACCATTGAGCACTTAATCTCCACAATATCAACCTCAATATTTGATATTCACCCCAAGATATAAGAGTATTCCTATGTTCAAAATTCTCAAAAGAAGTTCCTAACAGGAGTTCCTAACAGAAGTTCAAGCTTAGAAATGCGCTCATTTAGAGTAAAATTTCCATAAGCCATAGTTACTAACCTGGTTTACTTTTTAGTTGTCTTTAAATATGCTTTTAATCGGCTCTAATACTAGTTGTCATGAGAGTAACTTTTCCTAGGCAAAGTTAGTCAAATTAGTCAAATTTGTGCCCCACATGATGTAGCCAAGTCCTCTACTAGGTTCAACAACTTACACCTTGTCAAATGTTGTTATTAGTCCAATAATCAACTTTCTTAATGATCTCAGAAACAATacccaaactcaaactaaatggTAAACCcatcaaataaatatcaaacaCAAGGTATAaggaataaattataatatttatttcactcaaataaaatatgtaaaaattacaaaatactgACTAAAACCTACTCACGT is part of the Mangifera indica cultivar Alphonso chromosome 13, CATAS_Mindica_2.1, whole genome shotgun sequence genome and harbors:
- the LOC123194554 gene encoding uncharacterized protein LOC123194554; the encoded protein is MIASTSPLHQTTSIFLFNLNLSRPFDHLSKPTLTASSSSPLSLSVDRSRSNGNMEWLRGMSSGCVKDRRREDLKVEPDSGGENVFSAAADKQPPEHLIVMVNGLVGSAADWRYAAGQFVKKIPDKVIVHRSECNSSKLTFDGVDLMGERLVDEVRRVVSHRPEVQKISFVAHSLGGLIARYAIGRLYENSPKLDPTIISGNSPSEEEKKYSMQQFEQPCEARIAGLQPMNFITFATPHLGSRGNKQLPFLCGLPFLERRVSQTAHLVAGRTGKHLFLNDGDNEKPPLLLQMVKDSDDLKFISALRAFKRRVAYANANYDHMVGWRTSSIRRQHELPKSSLLMTDEKYPHIVHIERATADNNKALSVDGEKPIDLEEEMIRGLTQVPWERVDVSFRKSRQRYIAHTTIQVKSYWLNSDGADVVFHMIDNFLL